AATGTTCAGTAATGTGTGTTTGACCTATCCTGTCAGTTCAGTGATAGGGAACTCCACTAGCATGAGGTGAATGTGATGGGCATAGACGCTCCATAATTCAAGAGCTGTATGGAAACTTTCACTTACTATTTATGACAGCATTGTCCCAGTTCTGTGCCCGTGTGAAACAAGGTTTGCAATTCGCAATAAAGCATAGTGTTTAGGAAGAAGACTCATACAGTTTTTTCACATGTACTCTGCCACAGACTCTACACTTTGAGGAGTAGATAGAGCCAGTCCAAAGACCTGGTTCTGAAAACCCACTGCATTCCTGGCCTTCATTGGCAGCAGGAGGTTCTAGGAGCCTGGCTTCAGCATTTTGCCTCTGAATACTTTGAATTCATAAAGAGGACTGGATTCAGTTACCATGGGAATTGCTTGGGTGTTGTCTTTACATTTCTTTGGAAATTATAGCCTTAGCTCTATGATTCCTTCTCttacacaattttattttctttgaagacTGTCTTTAATTTGTAACTTACATGTATGTTAAAATTAAATAGCTACCATTGCTTTTTTTTGGCTTTCATTTTGTTGTCCATTGTTCATctgttttggggtgtgtgtgtgtggggggggggttgtggggttTGTTGGCGAtagcttttcctgtttgtttttgagGATGAGGAAGTGACTCTTTTAGTGAAGAGACTCCCAAACATTTAAAAAGGCAAGCGTGAAATAGTGAATCTGACATGCTTGAAAGCATATGACAAGTGGATTTTGCAGGGTCAAATGCTGTCAGTCCTGCTCACACAACTGATTTAAACATTCAGTGCAGTTTGCTTGACTGGGCCTATAATCATCATTCCCCAGCCCGATTTACCTACCAAGCCGTACTGCCACTTATTCTGCAAGGTAAAGTGATGTAGAATTGGCGCTCTCCCTGCACTGCCAGCCCCTCTATTTGCTGGTTCTTTACCTGCCTAAACAGATGTCTGTGACTTGCCCAAATTTAGACTAGCTGTTAACACGCTATCAACCCTTCCAGGAGGGTTGGGCCCATTAAATGACTGCCCTTAGCACAGACCAGCTTCAGTAGTTCCACCACTTTACCATTGTGGCAGAGAATTGAGCGGAAATACAAATGCGGGCTTTGAAGTGTGTTGTGTGGTCAAACACCATCAACTGCACTGCTGGGCCAGAGCGCAAGGCAACATTAGTTCTTGGTGAACATGGAATAAGCCACGCATTGCAGGTATGGGTGCTGAAAGGGCTACAGCCTAGTTGCTGTGACAAATTTTAATCAACCGTTTGTGTAGAGAGACGCTTTAAAAACTGTTGCTGCCAGAAGTTGAGGGGAGGTAGACATGAAGGCACCTAGAGAAATAACACCTAGTGGTGAGACTGGGCACTGAGTATATCTAAATTCCAGTGAAAAATCTGACTTTTACATACCTATCTGTAAATCTGCCTGGCTGTTGCTACCTCCAACTATCTGCACATAAAAGGATCGATTCAGTTGTCAAAAATCTAGTGTGCTTTGGTATGTCCTAAGGCATCTGCAGGAACTTTATGGAGCTAGCAGATGCGTACAAGACCTACAGGAGTCCTTTGTtctcctggagctgcagcagctagAGACCAAATAGGAAGCCCCAGGGCATCTCACATGACACTTTTAAGCAACTGAAGTGATCCCAATAGATTTACTcttctaaaattaaataaatggggaaaaaaaagattcaatacTGGTCCTTTTCTTGGTGGGTGGTCTTGGAAACTGGCTCTTAGTATAAAGCAGCCATCTGGAACAATTcgggaaaaaaattttttttcccagtttaaCTCATGCGCTTTGCTGTTTTCCAAAGTTCTTCCACCAACTCCATTGTTCCTTTTATAATTTTAAGTCTTTAGAGTGCCCTAAATCTGAGTCATTAGTAACACTTGTATAGTGCCTTCCAGTTGGATGGACTTTATGCATCACAAGTGCAGTCATATAGTCCAGTCCAAACACAAATCATAAATCCATGGGATGCCACATGATCACAGCCATAGACATCAAGAAGGGAATGCACAGCATGGACAGTTACAAAACCCAGTATTACCGTGGAGCAGAGCCAtctggatttctttctctttacttCTCTCTTGATAAATGTACTCACTGAATGTCACTACATCACTTCACCTTGCAGAATAAGTGGCAGTACGGCTTGGTAGGTAAATCGGGCTGGGGAATGATGATTATAGGCCCAGTCAAGCAAACTGCACTGAATGTTTAAATCAGTTGTGTGAGCAGGACTGACAGCATTTGACCCTGCAAAATCCACTTGTCATATGCTTTCAAGCATGTCAGATTCACTATTTCATGCTTGCCTTTTTAAATGTTTGGGAGTCTCTTcactaaaaacaaaacatcccAGCAGGTTAATAACAGAGGCTGGGGGCGATGCTCTCTGATTTAATTACTGTGCTGAGCACAGGAATGGGTATGTCTGCTGAGCAGAAGAAAATGTCAACACACTGAGGTACAGGAGTCCAAGGACAAAAGAATACAGTATAAAGTCCAGCCAAGAAAAAGCAGTTATAATAAACAGATCAAAGTAAAAGAAAGAGGACTTGGAAAAGGGGAAACATGAAAAATGGATTATTAACTAGGGTTAGTGTCCATCACTGCGGTATACTCCTAGGGAAAAAATGACAGCTGACTAATGGATCAGGGCTCTAgaaagagatttttcaaaaatacttaaaGCCTTTGAAGATTTAAGTCCTGTTAATAAGTAATTGTGCCTCTAAAATCTGAGCTCTTAGAGCATGGCTGCTACAAAAACACCGTTAGATTCATGTGGCTCAGTGTGAGTGATTAATTTGTATCAGACGGTCCTGGCTCCCCGCCCCGGGAACAGGCCCGGGCAGCTGAAGGGAGCCCGGCTGTGAGCACCTCTGGGTGGGCTGTAACCAACAGAAGCTTCCCTGGAAGCTCAACgtagttttctttctctttgcatgaGCTGGCGTACACACACCTCGTTACGTGCAGTGTTCAGGTCGAGACAGGCAATGGGCAACAGAAAACTCTAGGTGCCCAGTTTCTGGGACTTCATGTGACAAATGTGTCCCATAGGAAGCATGCTGAAGCCAGAAAAGGAtcaaaaatcttgaaaatgttgTCATTAAAGGAATTACGGTCTTGATTCCATTTAGGATGTGATGATCGCTGGCAACTTACTATTACTCTGCGGTCTAATGAGACAAGAGAAAATATACAACTCGCACCAAACATCACAGGTAtttgatacattttaaaaatgaatatcaATACAGTAGCAAGAAACTTGACTGACGAGAACATGAAAGTCGTTGTAAATTAGTTTTATTTACGTTCATTCAGAGGCTATTAGAGTCAATAGACGACAGCCAAAATCAAGACCTGGATTCCATTTCTCAAGCCTTGCTAAGAGCAGGAAGGGCGATCTAACAGGAACCAACAGAGAAAAGCCAAAGCTCCCTAGCTGCGGGAATGCTCTTGGCATTGTGGCTTTGAAGAAGGAAAGAGTTTTGTTAAGGAATGCAATGTGCCTGGCCTTTGCTAATGTTTGAAATTATTTGGACCAAAAGACATCCAATGCCCATAAGACAGTTCAGGGAGGGAGTTTTAAATCTAGAGgggtttttcatttgtttttttaccttcaaattctttcttttgGCAGCATATGCTTGCATTTATGTCCTGTGCACTGCAGTCCTCTATCCAGACAGAAGCATTTTGGCTTTGCTGTCTGTGCTAAAGGAATTGGTAAtctctttgccttttgctttagCAGACATCTGAGAAGAACTGCATGTTATTGTGAAAGAGCAAAAGATAACAAATCGGTTTGCAGGGTACAGCAACAGATATGTTTGTTTATAAGCGAGTATCTGTGGTTTTTCCAGGGTTCTTGAGTGCCTGTTTCCTTCTATCCACAGCATTCAGGACTTTCTTCCTTGGCCCCAGCTCCATCTGAATGCTCTGTAGATCTTCATCAGAACATAGCATCAGGGCATCTAAATCGATTTTTTCCCTCATGAAGACTGGAAGAAACTCATCCAACATTTGTGATGCCAGAAATACCTCCAGGGGGGTGTTCTCCCCTTCCTCGTCATCCCAGACAAGTTCCTCCTCATTCCAAGGAATATTAGCTTCATTCCCAGCATCATCTTCCCTGCCATTCTCAGCATTTTCATGCTGAAAGAGCTCGCTGGACATTTTGAAGCTTATACTCTCTTTCCCTGAAGATATGCCTTCTGGATTTACATCTGCAGCCAAATTTCTTCCAAATACAATCTTGCCAAGACCTGGCCGCTTGAAAATAGAGAGCTGACTGTCATTGTCAGAAAAGTTTACTTCTCTAAGGTCGTTCAGTAATTCGTCCTCCTCTTTTTCATCAAATAAATCCATGACAGTTGTTCTTCTATCCTTGCTATCCTCTTGGCCATTGCTTTGTGTTTCCTGATTTCCTGCATTATCAGATGTCTTTTTTGCCTTCAGTTTGAAGGTATCTTTCAGATTTTTGGAGAAAGAACTTGTTGTATTTGAACCAAAGAGACTAGACACCTTTCCTCTGGAGTGTGTCCCTCTAGAAGAATTTATTGAGCCAAGCTTTTCTTTTATATAATTCTGGTTCATTTCATGCTGGTGTTTCTCTTGGCGCTTCTCACATTCCTTGATTTGTTTCTCTGCATTCCTGTGGGCCTGCGCTTTGAGTTTGGAGACTTTCTTTGGATTCAGCATGTACTGTTCAGTGGCGGCTTTGTCTAGGATGTTGACACATTCATTTCGATCTCTGCTGGCAGCTGCCTCCAGAGGAGTGCGGAGGTCATTGTCCAGAGCAAATATATTGGCACCAAACTTGATCAAAAATGAAACACAATGGACGTGACCGTTGCAAGCAGCGTGGTGGAGAGGAGTGTTTCCCCAGATGTCACATTTGTCAGGATCACCTCTGAGGAGGAAAATAGCATACAGTGAGCGGGACATATCCAACACAACACTGCGCTGGGATCGAACAGTTACTGAAAGGTTATCTCAGCTTTGCTATGAGGAGTACAGCCCCAGTGAAAATGACCCGACTTAGCCCCATTCCCTACACTGGTGCTGCACCTACTTACCCCAGGACGGAGTCAGGCTGCAAGTGTGGCATCAGTGGCCCTCTCCGAATTAAACAAGCTCTTTGGGGCCGAGACCCCTACAATGGTGTTGGGGTGGTCCCTCTGTGTCAGCCCTGGGCTTGCCGGGGTGCTGCAGGTACGGCTTCGCTGGCCGCTGCCGGTCCCACCTGCCTCCTGCGATAGACCGGTAACCAGCAGCCACCCCGTGCGTGGGCAAGGACGAGTGGTTGCAGCTCTGACCGCTCTACCACTAACTTTGCTGAAAGCAGGCTCAGAATTTGACTTAAGCTCATTGGAGGTAACGGCAAAATTGTTTCAATGGCTTTTGGCCAGAGTGTTTTAAAAGCTATTGGCgaatttttccttttgcatgtcACATGCACGGACAACGTTAGGAGGATTCTTCACTGATCACAGTGACACGTATTTAATATGCCCACATCAGTAACCTCTTTAATAGGTAACAGGTAGATGATTATGAGTCAAGTCCTGGCAACCCATTTGTCTCCATTGCTATTAGATTAAGCTCAGATGGAAGctattgttttctttcagctctttgTTCTCTTTAAGCTGCTTTTGCTCATGGGGTTTGGAAAGCAGAagctcatttgaaaataaaatgccacATCTTTTCAATTGAATTTAAAGCCAGTGAAAAGCGTTACTTTCTTTTTAACTCTTGCATTCATTTCACACTGAACTGCTGCCTGCAGATTAGAATTGGTTTGAATCTTTTTGCTCATATTTGGTAGGATCAACGTCAGCAATGGGTCAGAACAGCACATGAGTCTCCTGTGCCCGGTGACCAAGGCACTCACAGTATCCCAAAATCTTTAATAACTTCAGAGGTCAAATTTACAAAGAGAATTTCCTCTCTTGGGAGTtttaaacatttcagtgtctTGGGGGATTTCTTCCACACTGTTGTATTATGGGTGAAATGGCATGTCCTGTCACAGAATTTCCTTCAGGTATCGATTTCTGGCTTTGCACATCACGGGGAGAAAAGCAGTGACATATTTGAGGAGGGGTAAATGTGAGAACATCCTTCAGACTAAAATGCCACAGCGGGAGGCAAGAGGGAGACTGTGGTCCCTGTGGATCCAGACACAGAGCTGCTTCCACGGAGAAACAACAGCAAGTCTGAGTGCGCCAGGCTGCAAGGTCGCAGGCATTGCTGCGAGGAGGTGGCAGCTGAGGATCGAAGTTTTTGACTTAGACATATGGAAAACGTGTACATATTTCAGTGTTCTGGCTCTACCCTAGGGAGCTGCCCGACCATGGTAGAGCACGCCCTGGAAGCCAGATTCCTTAACTCCCACGTTAGCAAACAGGCTGCGTCGTCCTGCATCTCGCTCAGAAGTGCCTGGGAGTGCTGGATGATCCATCCCCCCAGGTCCCTTCATAGCCACTTGcggtttcttttccttccagtctTTGGATCTCAAACAATTCACAAGCTAGAGAGCTGATTCCCTACTCTCTGGGACTTTGGTCTGACATCTACTTTGGGTTCTCAtactcctcttttctctcctttgccaAGTGTGAAGAAGGGGGCTCACACAAAAGTGAGTAGATCTGCTGCTTGCTCTCTGCTGCTTGGTCTTGCCTCTGGCCATGTACCTGCACAGCAGGCAGAGAGAACATCTCCTAATGCCTGGGAAGACAACTTGTTTGAAGATGAAAGGGGGCTGTTGTTAATATTGCCACATTTTCCAGAGGCCGAGTGTGTTGCAGGCTTGAGAGTCCTAAAACCTACAACCACTGTAAAAAAAACCATCCTGTATCTGAGTGCCTTTGTTGGGAATGCCCTGAAACCACCTTTGCTTCAAGGAAAGGGAGAATtggttaaaaataattaaaatactttctcACAAGAAAACACTGCTGGCCTCTAGAACAGGAAGAATCTTCTACAATTCAGCTTCTCTCCAGAGGCCAAGCAGGGATGGGTAAGACTACGGTGATATCTCTGACTGCTTCAGTCTATGGATTGTGTCAAGGAATCTTGGATTAAAATAGAGGTGAATGCATCTGTCTGAAGATTTTGAGGGCAATACTATCCCTAAGTTGTCATATACCAAGAAAAATAGAGTCAGAAATATACTGACTAACAAATACGTAGAAATTCTTATCTTTGTGTCATCTGCTGTGACTTCTATCAAGATATATGgtagaatatgtatttttcactCATATTCTAAAAAAGATTATCTTGTTATTGTTTCCTTAGCTAGATGTTCTGTCTTGTATGCGTTCACAGACAAACCTATACTGACTCTAAATATTTCCTTGGAGCTGTCataattatacaaaaaaaaaatctgtcagtctattttttgctgctttgggGGATACAGCAATAACCATACAGTTCAAAGGTCTTTTTTATTGTGTTATTACAACCACACCCGAGCTCGGTGAGCTATAAAGCAAACCTACAACAATCCTATTTGTAGtcaatattttcagttctatttttaagaaaaggaaactgaaatacATACAAATAGCTATTCAACTTGTTCCTCCAGTCTTCTTTCAGCTACTACAAGTGAAAATACAGGTCAATTTAATCTTCATctcagcccagaaaaaaacactttctttactgtatttttttctgtcctgtaTATTTTCTTTACTGTACTGCACATGAAAAGCTTCTCTTCCATTAGATCTCTTTGCAGAACCACAGCGTAAAAGGTAGGCTTCAAAGCAGAGAGAGAGCGGAGGATGATATGAGGAGCTAGTGACCTTTTCGAGAATATGTTTTAAGCATGCAGTATATTTAAATGATTCCAATCAGAAATATTACTACTAGCAGATGCACCTGTAGAAAACCTTCctttattatgttttcttttttcagtttgcaaGGCTCCTACCTGAGCTCCTGAAAGAGTATCATGAACTTTGTAGCATGATGGTAGTTGCTAATATTATAGAGAGCAGGGAAATAACAATTTTCAGTATTACCATCTCAAAACTATCAGTTGTGACTTGCCTCAGAAAAGCGTTAGATCTTCACAGGTATTGACTGCCCTTTGGAAGCAAATGATAGAGATTTTTTGCTCAAAATGTTTCAAACGAGCCATTTCTCTATAGAGCTAGTTTCAAAGGTATATTGTCCTCAAAGGACACAGGTCAGCCTTCGCACAAGACAAACAGCAGGTTTTCTTTGACCTCCGTTAAGGCAAGGTCCCAGCGTCCCGTTGCtaccagctgctccctggggacCCCATGTCCGTGACAGGGTCCCACGGCTGTTGGTGTGGCTGCGCTGACCTGCATATACATGGCTGTTTGCAGCTTCACGGCCTAAACCAGCGTGACTGAAGAGAAACAGCTTCTGACAGTGCGTAGAAAGAAATTACCAGGATTTTCGGCCTTTTGGGTCTGACATCTCGGCAGCGTTAGAAACACGACCGCTATTTATAACTTTGTGCCACAAGCGCTAAGAAACGGAGCCTGGTTCACTTACCCCCTCCGACAGGTGACTTCCAGAGCTTCCAGGTACCCGTGGTAGGCTGCCAGGAGGGTGGGCGTCATCCCGTCCTCATCTGAAGTGTTGAGATCTTTTCTGGTGGCTTCTTTCAGGAGCTCCAAATTGCCATCGGCTGCTGCTTTGTGATACCTGGTGGACATTTTCGGTATCCTCTAGTTTCCcggagcagctctgaacagcagcCAGACTGGACCGCCGCCCTTCCGTTACAGGGGTAGTTAATCAGTGATTGCAAGTGGAGACGTCACCTCAGGGAGGAGATGAGGAGGCAAAGTTCGCCCTAGCAGGCAGCTCGTCTGGAAGTCTGCACGAGTGGCAAGGCAGCCGGGTGTTTACCGCTTTCGTTCTCCGAAAGGCGACTCTGCTTTGCCCGTCCACTGCAGCACTTGACTATTCAAACATGGAGGGGATTCGTCCATCTTCTCGGTGTCTTGGCTGCTTTTGCCTAACTGTTCTGGGACAACTGACTCAAAGGAGAGATTTGCCACTGATGTCAGTGAGACCCGATTGCACCCTCAGTGATGAAGTGTCCCTGATTTCTGACAGGACGAAATACTGTGTGAGCAGTTACCTCTCCCAGTGACGTCCTTTGCAGCCTGTCACTTACTGGCTTCCTGCGTCTAAAAAGAAGCCTGTAAGAAAAGCCCAGCAGAGCTGGCCACATCCCTGGAGCTGTTTTGTGTACGCGGATCAACGTGTGGGTGGAAAACAGCAGGGCTGGGGTGGTGTTCGGCTAAAACCGGCCAGCGGGTCCACCAGTCCCAGCAGGCAAAACCAGTCTAACGTGCGGTCCTTTTACCTCCAGTTCCCTTCCATCAGACGATCCTAAAACACTCGAGAAATACTAATTCATCCAACAGGCGTTGTTATCTGTGTTGTAGATGCAGGTGAGGAAACGTGAATGATTGCCGCGGGGTAGCGCAGGGGACTGGAGACGTGGAAACCCGGCGGGCCCACGGGCTGCcctgcccccgcggcgccccgccctgGAGCAGGCCCTCCGCACCCGCCCCTCGCGTTGCAGGCTGGTCCCACTGGTTTCGCGGGATCGCTGGCGCGGTTGAGGGCGGCCTCTCCCAGCAAAGGCTTATAGCATTAGACCATGATTCTGACTTCGAGATTCAAGAGAATAACTAAGGGAAAACTAAGTAAAATGGTAGTTTTAAAACGGTAGTTGAGGAGAAATCGGTAAGAGAGTATGGACAGCCTAATAAAGTGCTGGAGGCTCTCTGGCTTTCTGGTCGCAGTCACGACGGCTGCCAGCTAAATGTTGCTTTTTGTCAAGCTGTTTCCTACGACGAGCTGAATTAACCTGTATCTCAGAGAACGCGCTCTGGGCAATTAGCGGTGAGGTTTTGCTGCTTATTACGTCCCCTGCTACAGCGGCAGCAGCAATCGCAAACGGAGTCATTGTCCTGAGCTGGTGCAATTACTGGACAGCGCAGCCTCATTTGCTTCCCATAATGCCGTCCGCGTAGTCCGCGGGAGACCTCCCCGAGTGGGCTTTCTCTCCTCATTATTTCCTCAGACAGCGATTGAGGAGTTCTTCGAGAACAAGCTTTTACCTACATTTTCCTCCGCAAAGACAAGGACAGTCGGTCAGCTCCTGTAACAGGTTTTAATCTTCGAATAAACAAGTCTACACAGGAGCAACCTAAAGCCTGGTTTTCCTGCGCGTAGTCCGCAGCGGCAGCCGTCCCCGGGTGCTACCCCGCGGCGTCAGGACGGCGGGGACGGACCGTGCAGCACCCAGGCCAACCTCCAGCCCAGCGTCACAAGACGGTTTTACCTTCAGCCCTTTTGCAAGTTCCCTGCGTTGCCATCAATACTTTTCTAACCAAAAATGCAGGgctatttattccattttttatttaacCTGGCACAGCACTGGGTTAAATTTACAGCTGCTAGAAAAAAACGTTGCAGGATGAAAACAAGTGGTACATCCACTTGGTTAGGAATATATTAGATTGGTTGTTGCTTGATGCCATTGAATTTTATTTCCTCTACTGGGTATCGTGAGCTCGTCGTCTCTCACGAGTGGATCATCGAGGCAGGCACTGCACGTGCCACCAGGGCCTGGTATGAGAGAGAAAACACGACTTTTTCCTGTATGTTTAAATTTCAGCTGTTAGACACCCCTGTGAATGGGAGCTCGTGACAAAGGAGAATTTTCAAGATTGCTGTTTGCTACTATAGAAGTACATTCATTAGCTTTTCTGGTAATCAGCTGAACACACAAAACGGTGGTCTCAGGGTAATTTTTATCATGTAACAcgtgaaaatgtttatttttagaaaaagttaCTTTATCTGATATTAAGTGGAAAATTTTTGTTGCAAGTTTTAATTAGAGATAAAGCAAACCTCACTTCAACCGGAGAGAAGCTCCAGGGCTTTGCAAACTTCCTTATTATGTATGTCACAAAAGGAGTgttgcaagaaaagaaagaaaggatcaAACAAAATCTCCACCTATTTCTAAAATCCTGGTATTTGTCCCACCTAAAAGCCTGAACATTTTTGCAATGAGTGATTCAGCATCAAATGATGTTAAGTTTCTCAGCCTGAGAGAGTTAAATTTCTCAGCCTGAGTGGAGCTTTTTCTTTTGAGACTAGGGCTCAAAACTGTG
This region of Dromaius novaehollandiae isolate bDroNov1 chromosome 14, bDroNov1.hap1, whole genome shotgun sequence genomic DNA includes:
- the ANKS4B gene encoding ankyrin repeat and SAM domain-containing protein 4B — protein: MSTRYHKAAADGNLELLKEATRKDLNTSDEDGMTPTLLAAYHGYLEALEVTCRRGGDPDKCDIWGNTPLHHAACNGHVHCVSFLIKFGANIFALDNDLRTPLEAAASRDRNECVNILDKAATEQYMLNPKKVSKLKAQAHRNAEKQIKECEKRQEKHQHEMNQNYIKEKLGSINSSRGTHSRGKVSSLFGSNTTSSFSKNLKDTFKLKAKKTSDNAGNQETQSNGQEDSKDRRTTVMDLFDEKEEDELLNDLREVNFSDNDSQLSIFKRPGLGKIVFGRNLAADVNPEGISSGKESISFKMSSELFQHENAENGREDDAGNEANIPWNEEELVWDDEEGENTPLEVFLASQMLDEFLPVFMREKIDLDALMLCSDEDLQSIQMELGPRKKVLNAVDRRKQALKNPGKTTDTRL